In a genomic window of Labrys wisconsinensis:
- a CDS encoding zinc-dependent alcohol dehydrogenase, giving the protein MRAARLYGIGDIRVEEVEAPPPPPAGSVRVKVAAAGICGSDLHNFRTGQWISRVPSVPGHEVAGTVAALGEGVTGLVPGDVVVADSRVWCGTCPACRAGRRNLCASLGYVGEVCDGGFAEEMVLPARLLHRVEGRVDPGVAAMAEPLAVALHAVAKAAAVPEKPALVVGCGPIGGLAALVLARRGCRDLLIADRNAARRDLVAAVTGGRGVTLEPAAVAAALDGAPLEHAVEATGSVAALEALLDVVSNGSTVALVGIAHGSLALDPNRLVEREVTLAGCSAFADELPQAVALLPELAPQLARLIDAEIGLAGVPEAYRRLVAGEVTGLKVVVRPDRG; this is encoded by the coding sequence ATGCGCGCGGCCCGGCTCTACGGCATCGGCGATATCCGGGTGGAGGAGGTCGAGGCGCCGCCCCCTCCGCCGGCCGGCTCGGTACGGGTCAAGGTCGCGGCGGCGGGCATCTGCGGCTCGGACCTGCACAATTTCCGCACGGGACAATGGATCAGCCGCGTGCCCTCCGTTCCCGGCCACGAGGTGGCGGGCACGGTCGCCGCGCTGGGCGAGGGCGTCACCGGCCTCGTGCCCGGCGACGTCGTCGTGGCGGATTCGCGGGTGTGGTGCGGCACCTGCCCGGCCTGCCGGGCAGGCCGGCGCAACCTCTGCGCCTCGCTCGGCTATGTCGGCGAGGTCTGCGACGGCGGCTTCGCCGAGGAGATGGTGCTGCCGGCGCGCCTGCTGCATCGGGTCGAGGGACGCGTCGACCCGGGGGTCGCCGCCATGGCCGAGCCGCTCGCCGTGGCCCTGCACGCGGTCGCCAAGGCGGCGGCCGTGCCGGAGAAGCCGGCGTTGGTGGTCGGCTGCGGCCCGATCGGCGGGCTCGCGGCGCTGGTCCTCGCCCGCCGGGGATGTCGCGACCTGCTCATCGCCGACCGCAACGCCGCGCGGCGCGACCTCGTCGCCGCAGTTACCGGCGGGCGCGGCGTCACGCTCGAGCCGGCGGCGGTGGCGGCGGCGCTGGACGGCGCGCCGCTGGAGCACGCCGTCGAGGCGACCGGCAGCGTGGCGGCGCTCGAAGCCCTGCTCGACGTCGTCTCCAACGGTTCGACCGTGGCGCTGGTGGGCATCGCCCATGGCAGCCTCGCCCTCGATCCCAACCGCCTGGTCGAGCGCGAGGTGACCCTGGCGGGCTGCAGCGCCTTCGCCGACGAGCTGCCGCAGGCCGTGGCCCTGCTGCCCGAGCTCGCCCCGCAGCTCGCGCGGCTGATCGACGCCGAGATCGGCCTTGCCGGGGTGCCCGAGGCCTATCGGCGCCTCGTCGCCGGCGAGGTCACCGGGCTCAAGGTCGTCGTGCGGCCGGATCGCGGGTAG
- a CDS encoding amidohydrolase family protein, with product MDDFPIIDAHHHLYDLERHRYPWLQDGVKPMVFGDYSAICRSYRLEDFLSDCRNQNVVKSVHLDVGFDPADPVGETRWLQAVADINGFPHGIVGYADLSRRDVGAVLERHLGFANFRGIRQSLNYHPDPVKTYLSRPGVSREADWRRGFALLRGLGLSFDLQIYPPQMEEAYDLARAFPDTQIVLDHTGMQVDGPEHFQAWKAGMARLAQAPNVACKISGLGMGDWTWSVDSIRPYVLGAIEAFGVERCMVASNFPVDKLFSSYDAIFDAFKAITRDFSAGERRKLFHDNAERFYRI from the coding sequence ATGGACGACTTTCCCATCATCGACGCCCACCACCATCTCTACGACCTGGAGCGGCATCGCTATCCCTGGCTGCAGGACGGCGTGAAGCCGATGGTGTTCGGCGACTATTCGGCGATCTGCCGATCCTATCGCCTGGAGGACTTCCTGTCGGACTGCCGCAACCAGAACGTGGTCAAGTCGGTGCATCTCGATGTCGGCTTCGACCCGGCCGATCCCGTCGGCGAGACGCGCTGGCTGCAGGCGGTGGCTGACATCAACGGCTTCCCGCACGGCATCGTCGGCTATGCCGACCTGTCGCGCCGGGATGTCGGGGCGGTGCTTGAGCGCCATCTTGGCTTCGCCAATTTCCGCGGCATCCGCCAGTCGCTCAATTACCACCCGGACCCGGTCAAGACCTATCTCTCCCGGCCGGGCGTCAGCCGGGAGGCCGACTGGCGGCGCGGCTTCGCGCTGCTGCGGGGCCTCGGCCTCTCCTTCGACCTGCAGATCTACCCTCCCCAGATGGAGGAGGCCTACGACCTCGCCAGGGCGTTTCCGGATACGCAGATCGTCCTCGACCATACCGGCATGCAGGTCGACGGGCCGGAGCATTTCCAGGCCTGGAAGGCCGGCATGGCGCGCCTCGCCCAGGCGCCCAACGTCGCCTGCAAGATTTCGGGCCTGGGCATGGGCGACTGGACCTGGAGCGTCGACAGCATCCGGCCCTACGTCCTCGGCGCCATCGAGGCCTTCGGGGTGGAGCGCTGCATGGTCGCCAGCAATTTCCCGGTCGACAAGCTGTTCAGCAGCTACGACGCCATCTTCGACGCCTTCAAGGCGATCACCCGGGACTTCTCCGCCGGCGAGCGCCGCAAGCTCTTCCACGACAATGCCGAGCGCTTCTACCGGATCTGA
- a CDS encoding substrate-binding domain-containing protein — MALAAAAAALALTAAPAAQAKKLTIAYIAPSLDISYWQWVAYGAKTKAAELGMDYIEMDSHNSPADQMTNVRTAITRGVDAIVMGPVSSTSTPPVLRFLKEKAIPIAFTGIGPQPGETDYTSAVTANNYESGKQEGQFVCALAKERGGTKVGMLSLPQDRENAQKYLKGAKESFTADGCDLVQVLQTKGLTVREAVDQANDLLTAHPDIKAIYGMYDEAATGAAKVLQTRNLVGKIGVVTADGSPTTVKLLRDGVIQALFLQEAGGQGIDATQQVYNALTGAPVTKELALPESLVTAKDIDSPQAQAKLKRVYPPSAGQY, encoded by the coding sequence ATGGCGCTGGCGGCGGCCGCAGCGGCCCTGGCGCTCACCGCCGCGCCGGCGGCGCAGGCCAAGAAGCTGACCATCGCCTATATCGCGCCCTCGCTCGACATCTCCTACTGGCAATGGGTGGCCTACGGCGCCAAGACCAAGGCGGCCGAGCTCGGCATGGACTATATCGAGATGGACTCCCACAACTCGCCGGCCGACCAGATGACCAATGTCCGCACCGCCATCACGCGCGGCGTCGACGCCATCGTCATGGGGCCGGTCAGCTCGACCTCGACGCCGCCGGTGCTGCGCTTCCTCAAGGAGAAGGCCATCCCGATCGCCTTCACCGGCATCGGGCCCCAGCCCGGCGAGACCGACTACACCTCGGCCGTGACCGCCAACAATTACGAATCCGGCAAGCAGGAGGGCCAGTTCGTCTGCGCCCTGGCCAAGGAGCGCGGCGGCACCAAGGTCGGCATGCTGTCGCTGCCGCAGGACCGCGAGAATGCCCAGAAATATCTCAAGGGCGCCAAGGAATCCTTCACGGCCGACGGCTGCGACCTGGTGCAGGTGCTGCAGACCAAGGGCCTGACCGTGCGCGAGGCGGTCGACCAGGCCAACGACCTCCTCACCGCGCACCCCGACATCAAGGCGATCTACGGCATGTATGACGAGGCGGCGACCGGCGCGGCCAAGGTGCTGCAGACGCGCAATCTCGTCGGCAAGATCGGCGTCGTCACCGCCGACGGCAGCCCGACCACGGTCAAGCTGCTGCGCGACGGCGTCATCCAGGCGTTGTTCCTGCAGGAGGCGGGCGGCCAGGGCATCGACGCCACCCAGCAGGTCTACAACGCCCTCACCGGCGCGCCCGTGACCAAGGAGCTGGCGCTGCCGGAATCGCTGGTCACCGCCAAGGACATCGACAGCCCGCAGGCGCAGGCCAAGCTCAAGCGCGTCTACCCGCCCTCGGCCGGCCAGTACTAA
- a CDS encoding ABC transporter permease codes for MTEIAASPTTTQSPATRRAGPAARLLRGYRTEIAIAVAIVLIEIVVSFWSPQVLSAGNVANIAQASAPLILMALGVLLVIVTSGIDLSVGSTFSLTGMVAGLALSAGLPWPLACLVSLGVGCAVGALNGGLVTFVGLAPFVVTLITYAVGASLAFVITDGHSIAILDPDLWLLNGGTLVPGIVNYVLFCAVGVAAVEFALRRLVLGRWVYAIGSNDKAARLLGIPAGAVRFAVYVASGLFASFASLISLSYISNSEATSGANMMLQAIAACVIGGASLFGGTGSAVGAMLGAVMITVIQNGVNLIGINSFWQGSVTGLVILVAVLIDRLAKMRA; via the coding sequence ATGACGGAGATCGCAGCCTCGCCGACGACCACGCAATCCCCGGCAACGCGCCGCGCGGGGCCGGCGGCGCGGCTGCTGCGCGGCTACAGGACCGAGATCGCCATCGCCGTCGCCATCGTGCTGATCGAGATCGTCGTCAGCTTCTGGTCGCCGCAGGTGCTCTCGGCCGGCAATGTCGCCAACATCGCCCAGGCCTCCGCGCCGCTGATCCTGATGGCGCTCGGCGTGCTGCTCGTCATCGTCACCAGCGGCATCGACCTCTCCGTCGGCTCGACCTTCTCGCTCACCGGCATGGTCGCGGGCCTGGCGCTGTCGGCCGGCCTGCCCTGGCCGCTCGCCTGCCTGGTCAGCCTCGGCGTCGGCTGCGCCGTCGGCGCGTTGAACGGCGGCCTCGTGACCTTCGTCGGCCTGGCGCCGTTCGTGGTGACGCTGATCACCTATGCCGTCGGCGCGAGCCTGGCCTTCGTCATCACCGATGGCCATTCCATCGCCATCCTCGATCCCGACCTCTGGCTGCTCAACGGCGGCACGCTCGTTCCCGGCATCGTCAACTACGTGCTGTTCTGCGCCGTCGGCGTCGCCGCGGTCGAGTTCGCCCTGCGCCGGCTCGTCCTGGGGCGCTGGGTCTATGCCATCGGCAGCAACGACAAGGCCGCCCGCCTGCTCGGCATTCCCGCCGGCGCGGTGCGCTTCGCCGTCTATGTCGCCTCCGGCCTGTTCGCCTCCTTCGCCAGCCTCATCAGCCTGTCCTATATCAGCAACTCGGAGGCGACCTCCGGCGCCAACATGATGCTGCAGGCGATCGCCGCCTGCGTCATCGGCGGCGCCAGCCTGTTCGGCGGCACCGGCTCGGCGGTCGGAGCGATGCTGGGCGCTGTCATGATCACCGTGATCCAGAACGGCGTGAACCTCATCGGCATCAACAGCTTCTGGCAAGGCTCGGTCACCGGCCTGGTCATCCTGGTGGCGGTCCTGATCGACCGGCTCGCCAAGATGCGCGCGTGA
- a CDS encoding sugar ABC transporter ATP-binding protein encodes MSDRPADRPPPILAALAIEKRFGPTPVLKQADLSIARGEIHALLGGNGAGKSTLIRIVSGSIRRDGGSIRVDGAERFDPAAIAVVFQELALFPHLTVAENIDLPHRKRAFGLVRHDRRAREAAAALAMIDEDLAREALDRPAAELDLHQRQLVEIARALSSGARLLLLDEPTANLTFAEAERLFRILRRLAARGIATLIVSHRMHEIRAVADVCTVLRDGRTVIDRQPLRDLRDEAIVEAMGQGQGRAPRQAGPPPAQTTAAGATIDLQAGDLALRLAPGSVLGLAGAPSGPADLIDGLIGVRPSLAWRIMIDGRPMRFATPAHAIRGGVGYVSGDRAEKGLLATLPILDNVVAAARVAGRRWFTAAREAAAAEDALDRLSIKAPSIDALPQTLSGGTQQKLLLARWLERAPRLLVLEEPTRGVDIGTKQEIYAVIRRAAAAGTVVVWWSTEFSELAQICDRVVAFDLAGRPSGLLAGSGITDVAMARATGMAA; translated from the coding sequence ATGAGCGATCGCCCCGCCGACCGGCCGCCTCCGATCCTCGCGGCGCTCGCCATCGAGAAGCGCTTCGGCCCGACACCGGTGCTGAAGCAGGCCGACCTCAGCATCGCCCGGGGTGAGATCCATGCGCTGCTCGGGGGCAACGGCGCCGGCAAGTCGACGCTGATCCGCATCGTCTCCGGCTCCATCCGCCGCGACGGCGGCAGCATCCGCGTCGACGGCGCCGAGCGCTTCGATCCCGCCGCCATCGCCGTGGTGTTCCAGGAGCTGGCCCTGTTCCCGCATCTCACGGTGGCCGAGAACATCGACCTGCCGCATCGCAAGCGCGCCTTCGGGCTCGTCCGGCACGATCGCCGGGCACGCGAGGCGGCCGCCGCCCTGGCGATGATCGACGAGGACCTCGCCCGGGAGGCGTTGGACCGGCCGGCGGCCGAGCTCGACCTGCACCAGCGCCAGCTCGTCGAGATCGCCCGGGCGCTGAGCTCGGGGGCGCGGCTGCTCCTGCTCGACGAGCCGACCGCCAACCTGACCTTCGCGGAGGCCGAGCGCCTGTTCCGGATCCTGCGACGGCTGGCGGCGCGGGGCATCGCCACGCTGATCGTCTCGCACCGGATGCACGAGATCCGGGCCGTCGCCGATGTCTGCACCGTGCTGCGCGACGGCCGCACGGTGATCGACCGCCAGCCGCTCCGGGACCTGCGCGACGAGGCGATCGTCGAGGCCATGGGTCAGGGCCAGGGCCGGGCGCCGCGCCAGGCCGGCCCGCCGCCAGCGCAGACGACGGCCGCCGGCGCCACCATCGATCTCCAGGCCGGGGACCTGGCGCTGCGCCTTGCCCCCGGCAGCGTGCTCGGCCTCGCCGGCGCCCCCTCCGGTCCCGCCGACCTGATCGACGGCCTGATCGGCGTGCGCCCCTCGCTGGCCTGGCGGATCATGATCGACGGGCGGCCGATGCGCTTTGCCACGCCGGCTCATGCCATCAGGGGCGGCGTCGGCTATGTCTCGGGCGACCGCGCCGAGAAGGGCCTGCTGGCAACGCTGCCGATCCTCGACAATGTGGTGGCGGCGGCGCGGGTGGCCGGCCGGCGCTGGTTCACCGCGGCGCGCGAAGCCGCGGCCGCCGAGGACGCCCTCGACCGCCTCTCGATCAAGGCGCCGTCCATCGATGCCCTGCCGCAGACGCTGAGCGGCGGCACCCAGCAGAAGCTGCTTCTCGCCCGCTGGCTCGAGCGGGCCCCCCGCCTGCTCGTGCTCGAGGAGCCGACGCGCGGCGTCGACATCGGCACCAAGCAGGAGATCTACGCCGTCATCCGCCGCGCCGCCGCGGCGGGCACGGTGGTCGTCTGGTGGTCCACCGAATTCTCCGAGCTGGCGCAGATCTGCGACCGCGTCGTCGCCTTCGACCTCGCGGGACGGCCAAGCGGGCTCCTCGCGGGCAGCGGGATCACCGACGTCGCCATGGCACGCGCCACGGGCATGGCGGCCTGA
- a CDS encoding LysR substrate-binding domain-containing protein: MLKDVSLSSVRAFEAAARNGSFRAAASELNLSPSAISHAIVKLEQALGTNLFEREGRLVRLTSDGEMLMRHVGTAFDELRRGMEAVSTRGPQLLRLHSAPSFAAQWLSPRLARFFALHPDIEVRLAASTDYARFTTDEFDADIVYGPPRSDGVLVVPLGEEVVTPLCAPALAASIRTAADLAGKVLIQSDSKLVRWPAWFEANGMTAPAPHGTRFDRSFLAIAAAVDGLGVALESTRLAEREIAAGRLVAPLAGKAEDVRYVGHRLVYPRAGRQRRAVRLFAAWLLGELGLAADGVA, from the coding sequence ATGCTGAAGGATGTCTCGCTCTCCTCCGTCCGCGCCTTCGAGGCGGCGGCCCGCAACGGCTCGTTCCGGGCCGCCGCCAGCGAGCTCAACCTCTCCCCCAGCGCCATCAGCCACGCCATCGTCAAGCTGGAGCAGGCGCTGGGAACCAATCTGTTCGAGCGCGAGGGGCGGCTGGTGCGGCTCACCAGCGACGGCGAGATGCTGATGCGCCATGTCGGCACCGCCTTCGACGAATTGCGGCGCGGCATGGAGGCGGTCTCGACCCGCGGACCGCAATTGCTGCGCCTGCATTCGGCGCCGAGCTTCGCGGCGCAATGGCTGTCGCCGCGCCTCGCCCGCTTCTTCGCCCTCCATCCCGACATCGAGGTGCGCCTGGCGGCGAGCACCGACTATGCCCGCTTCACCACGGATGAGTTCGACGCCGACATCGTCTACGGCCCGCCGCGCAGCGACGGCGTGCTGGTGGTGCCGCTCGGCGAGGAGGTGGTGACGCCGCTCTGCGCCCCGGCGCTGGCGGCATCGATCCGCACCGCGGCCGACCTCGCCGGCAAGGTGCTGATCCAGAGCGACTCCAAGCTGGTGCGCTGGCCGGCCTGGTTCGAGGCCAACGGCATGACCGCGCCGGCGCCGCACGGCACCCGCTTCGACCGCAGCTTCCTCGCCATCGCGGCCGCGGTCGACGGCCTCGGCGTGGCCCTGGAATCGACGCGCCTGGCCGAGCGCGAGATCGCCGCCGGCCGGCTGGTGGCGCCGCTCGCCGGCAAGGCCGAGGACGTGCGCTATGTCGGCCATCGCCTGGTCTATCCGCGCGCCGGCCGCCAGCGGCGCGCGGTACGCCTGTTCGCGGCCTGGCTCCTCGGCGAGCTCGGCCTGGCGGCCGACGGCGTGGCCTGA
- a CDS encoding SDR family NAD(P)-dependent oxidoreductase, translated as MLLSGKTAVISGAASRRGIGLATARLFAAEGARVAILDIDGAAAREAAAAIGDGHLGIGCDVVDRAACDEAAGRVLAAFGQVDVLVNNAGITQPLKLMEIGAADWERLIDVNLRGVFSLSQAFVPHMRERGAGSIACMSSVSAQRGGGIFGGPHYSAAKAGVLGLAKAMARELGPDGIRVNCVTPGLIQTDITGGKLTETMKAEIIKGIPLCRLGTAEDVARIYLFLASDLSAYVTGAVIDVNGGMLIH; from the coding sequence ATGCTGCTCAGCGGCAAGACGGCCGTGATCTCGGGGGCGGCCAGCCGGCGCGGCATCGGCCTGGCGACCGCGCGCCTGTTCGCGGCCGAGGGCGCGCGCGTCGCCATCCTCGACATCGACGGCGCCGCGGCCCGGGAGGCCGCCGCTGCGATCGGCGACGGGCATCTCGGCATCGGCTGCGACGTCGTCGACCGTGCCGCCTGCGACGAGGCGGCAGGCCGGGTCCTCGCCGCCTTCGGCCAGGTCGACGTGCTCGTCAACAATGCCGGCATCACCCAGCCCTTGAAGCTCATGGAGATCGGCGCGGCCGATTGGGAGCGCCTGATCGACGTCAATCTGCGCGGGGTGTTCTCGCTCAGCCAGGCCTTCGTGCCGCATATGCGCGAGCGCGGCGCCGGATCGATCGCCTGCATGTCGTCGGTCTCGGCCCAGCGCGGCGGCGGCATCTTCGGCGGCCCGCATTATTCCGCCGCCAAGGCCGGCGTGCTCGGCCTCGCCAAGGCCATGGCGCGCGAGCTTGGACCGGACGGCATCCGCGTCAACTGCGTCACCCCGGGCCTGATCCAGACCGACATCACCGGCGGCAAGCTGACCGAGACGATGAAGGCCGAGATCATCAAGGGCATTCCCCTATGCCGGCTGGGCACGGCCGAGGACGTCGCCCGGATCTACCTGTTCCTGGCCTCGGATCTCTCCGCCTACGTCACCGGCGCCGTCATCGACGTCAACGGCGGCATGCTGATCCACTGA
- a CDS encoding transketolase has translation MTSPPPPPDPRPRLSNTSLAERAWRIRRNALRMGAVQGQGYIAQALGIADVLAVSYFHALAFRPQEPEWEGRDRFLLSIGHYAIALYAALIEAGVLPEDELGTYGADDSRLPMSGMAAYTPGMEMTGGSLGHGLGIAVGMGLGLRRKGSGAFVYTLFSDGELDEGATWEAAMSAASHRLGNLIGIVDVNNMQADGPSRLVMDFEPLAPKFEAFGWHVQRVDGNDIGALVAAFDAARGLAEPRPRLIICDTRMAKGVPFLEQRERNHFLRVEAHEWTEALEALDAGRAA, from the coding sequence ATGACCTCGCCTCCACCGCCGCCGGACCCGCGCCCGCGCCTGTCCAACACCAGCCTTGCCGAACGCGCCTGGCGCATCCGCCGCAATGCCCTGCGCATGGGCGCGGTGCAGGGCCAGGGCTACATCGCCCAGGCCCTCGGCATCGCCGACGTCCTGGCCGTGTCCTATTTCCATGCCCTGGCCTTCCGTCCGCAGGAGCCGGAGTGGGAGGGCCGCGACCGCTTCCTCCTGTCGATCGGCCATTACGCCATCGCCCTCTACGCCGCGCTGATCGAGGCCGGCGTGCTGCCCGAGGACGAGCTCGGGACCTACGGGGCCGACGACAGCCGCCTGCCGATGTCCGGCATGGCTGCCTACACCCCGGGCATGGAAATGACAGGCGGCTCGCTCGGCCATGGCCTCGGCATTGCCGTCGGCATGGGCCTCGGCCTCCGGCGCAAGGGCTCCGGCGCCTTCGTCTACACCCTGTTCTCCGACGGTGAGCTCGACGAGGGCGCGACCTGGGAGGCGGCGATGTCGGCTGCCAGCCACCGCCTGGGCAACCTGATCGGCATCGTCGACGTCAACAACATGCAGGCCGACGGCCCCTCGCGCCTGGTGATGGACTTCGAGCCGCTGGCGCCGAAATTCGAGGCCTTCGGCTGGCATGTGCAGCGGGTCGACGGCAACGATATTGGCGCCCTGGTCGCGGCGTTCGACGCCGCGCGGGGGTTGGCCGAGCCTCGGCCCCGCCTGATCATCTGCGACACCCGGATGGCCAAGGGCGTGCCCTTCCTCGAACAGCGCGAGCGCAACCATTTCCTGCGCGTCGAGGCGCATGAGTGGACCGAGGCGCTCGAAGCGCTCGACGCGGGGAGGGCGGCATGA
- a CDS encoding transketolase family protein — MRRSKYQRPAHLDAPEPGAPRLTTSAMIASIAGPGQATRPAPFGHALVELAQQRADIVGLTADLAKYTDLHVFAKAHPDRFYQMGMAEQLLMAAAAGLAREGFLPFVTTYAVFAARRAYDFICMAIAEEALNVKIVCALPGLTTGYGPSHQATDDLAIFRAMPNLTVVDPCDALDIEQATHAIAAHDGPVYMRLLRGNVPAVLDEYGYRFELGRAALLRDGADVLFVSSGLMTMRALEAARLLEADRIGAAVLHVPTIKPLDEGAILKAAARSGRMVIVAENHSIVGGLGEAVAGLLMRSGVRPPAFRQIALPDAFLDAGALPTLHERYGISAAAVAASAKSWLRAG, encoded by the coding sequence ATGAGGCGATCGAAATATCAGCGGCCGGCCCATCTCGACGCGCCGGAGCCTGGCGCGCCGCGCCTGACCACCTCGGCGATGATCGCCTCGATCGCCGGCCCAGGCCAGGCGACGCGGCCGGCGCCCTTCGGCCATGCGCTCGTCGAGCTGGCGCAGCAACGGGCGGACATTGTCGGCCTGACCGCGGACCTCGCCAAGTACACCGACCTCCATGTCTTCGCGAAGGCCCATCCCGACCGCTTCTACCAGATGGGCATGGCCGAGCAGCTCCTGATGGCGGCGGCGGCAGGCCTGGCGCGCGAAGGCTTCCTGCCCTTCGTCACCACCTATGCCGTCTTCGCCGCGCGCCGGGCCTATGACTTCATCTGCATGGCCATCGCCGAGGAGGCGCTGAACGTGAAGATCGTCTGCGCCCTGCCGGGCCTGACGACGGGCTACGGACCGAGCCACCAGGCGACCGACGACCTCGCCATCTTCCGCGCCATGCCGAACCTGACCGTCGTCGACCCCTGCGATGCGCTCGACATCGAGCAGGCGACCCACGCGATCGCCGCCCATGACGGACCGGTCTACATGCGCCTGCTGCGCGGCAACGTGCCGGCCGTGCTCGACGAATACGGCTACCGCTTCGAGCTCGGCCGCGCCGCGCTGCTGCGTGACGGGGCGGACGTCCTGTTCGTCTCCTCGGGCCTGATGACCATGCGCGCCCTCGAGGCCGCCCGGCTGCTCGAGGCCGACCGCATCGGCGCCGCGGTGCTGCATGTCCCGACCATCAAGCCGCTCGACGAGGGCGCGATCCTGAAGGCGGCGGCGCGCAGCGGCCGGATGGTGATCGTCGCCGAGAACCATTCCATCGTCGGCGGGCTCGGCGAGGCGGTGGCCGGCCTGTTGATGCGCAGCGGCGTCAGGCCGCCGGCCTTCCGCCAGATCGCGCTGCCCGACGCCTTCCTCGATGCCGGAGCCCTGCCGACCCTGCACGAGCGCTACGGCATCTCGGCGGCAGCGGTGGCGGCCTCGGCGAAGAGCTGGCTCCGGGCGGGGTGA
- a CDS encoding DMT family transporter, with protein sequence MSPAVIGLALFAAILHAAWNAFLRSGADRLWTVTVMSISATAVAIPLALVSPLPASPFVIASACLQVGYSLFLVAAYRHGELGQVYPIVRGSVPLLVTLGSVLTAGDRPTASQAAGVALVALGIMSLSLGKGRASASSILYALATGAIIAAYATVDAIGVRAAGHSGAYTAWVLVLYGVLLPATFLLLRGRLTIDIRAPETRTALAGGLVALAAYGAVVAAFALGPAGPITAIRETSVVFAALIGRLCLQETLTPRRIAACAVVALGAVCLGWRS encoded by the coding sequence GTGAGCCCGGCCGTCATCGGCCTGGCGCTGTTCGCGGCCATCCTCCACGCAGCCTGGAACGCCTTCCTGCGCTCGGGCGCCGACCGGCTCTGGACCGTCACGGTGATGAGCATCTCGGCGACCGCCGTCGCCATCCCCCTCGCGCTGGTCTCCCCGCTGCCGGCCTCGCCCTTCGTCATCGCCTCGGCCTGCCTCCAGGTCGGCTACAGCCTGTTCCTGGTCGCCGCCTATCGCCATGGCGAGCTCGGCCAGGTCTACCCCATCGTCCGCGGCAGCGTGCCCCTCCTGGTGACGCTCGGCAGCGTCCTCACGGCCGGCGACCGGCCGACCGCCTCCCAGGCTGCGGGCGTAGCCCTCGTCGCGCTCGGGATCATGAGCCTCTCCCTCGGCAAGGGGCGGGCCTCGGCGTCGTCCATCCTCTATGCGCTCGCCACGGGCGCGATCATCGCCGCCTATGCCACGGTCGATGCGATCGGGGTCCGGGCGGCCGGCCATTCCGGCGCCTACACCGCCTGGGTTCTGGTGCTCTACGGCGTGCTGCTGCCGGCGACCTTCCTTCTCCTCCGCGGCCGCCTCACCATCGACATCCGTGCGCCGGAGACCCGGACGGCCCTCGCCGGCGGCCTGGTCGCGCTGGCCGCCTATGGCGCCGTGGTCGCGGCCTTCGCCCTCGGGCCGGCCGGCCCGATCACCGCCATCCGCGAGACCAGCGTCGTCTTCGCCGCCCTGATCGGACGGCTGTGCCTCCAGGAGACGCTGACGCCCCGGCGGATCGCCGCCTGCGCCGTGGTGGCGCTCGGGGCTGTGTGCCTCGGCTGGCGATCTTGA
- a CDS encoding TetR/AcrR family transcriptional regulator, translated as MTATPSHSGKRQQIVDTAYALFKREGYHATGIDRIIAEAAVAKMTMYRNFPSKDDLIVEVLDDRARRFARRLDRLAQAAATPGQKIATIFDWYARWFRRPDFHGCLFAHALAEFGDPGHPAFGRAVAQKDDLRRRMRLILEEAMPADRAESAAAALLMLIEGATLMAEMGQGDAAMGAARQAAARIIAPEALP; from the coding sequence ATGACCGCGACACCATCCCATTCCGGCAAGCGCCAGCAGATCGTCGACACCGCCTATGCGCTGTTCAAGCGCGAGGGCTATCACGCCACCGGCATCGATCGGATCATCGCCGAGGCAGCGGTGGCCAAGATGACGATGTACCGGAACTTCCCCAGCAAGGACGACCTGATCGTCGAGGTGCTGGACGACCGGGCCCGGCGGTTCGCGCGGCGGCTGGACCGCCTGGCGCAGGCGGCCGCCACGCCCGGGCAGAAGATCGCCACCATCTTCGACTGGTACGCGCGCTGGTTCCGGCGCCCGGACTTTCACGGCTGCCTCTTCGCCCATGCCCTGGCCGAGTTCGGCGATCCCGGCCACCCCGCCTTCGGAAGGGCCGTCGCCCAGAAGGACGACCTCAGGCGGCGCATGCGCCTGATCCTCGAAGAGGCGATGCCGGCCGATCGGGCCGAAAGCGCCGCTGCAGCGCTGCTGATGCTGATCGAGGGCGCAACCCTGATGGCCGAGATGGGCCAGGGGGATGCGGCCATGGGCGCGGCACGCCAGGCTGCCGCTCGCATCATCGCCCCGGAGGCGCTGCCATGA
- a CDS encoding HdeA/HdeB family chaperone — MTMKTILLAGAAILAASAAGAATLDLRKVTCGDFAKSDSQSLTNVSLWLSGYYMGEDDDAVIDFDRVNKMGNALVQYCAANPKEPVSDAAEKLMGKAK, encoded by the coding sequence ATGACGATGAAGACCATCCTCCTGGCCGGCGCCGCGATCCTGGCGGCCTCTGCGGCCGGGGCGGCGACGCTCGACCTCCGCAAGGTCACCTGCGGCGACTTCGCCAAGTCCGACAGCCAGAGCCTGACGAACGTGTCGCTGTGGTTGAGCGGCTATTACATGGGCGAGGATGACGACGCGGTCATCGACTTCGACCGGGTCAACAAGATGGGCAATGCGCTGGTGCAGTACTGCGCCGCCAATCCCAAGGAGCCGGTCAGCGATGCGGCGGAGAAGCTGATGGGCAAGGCCAAGTAG